One bacterium genomic window carries:
- a CDS encoding MerR family transcriptional regulator, with protein MYDRKTFLKKTGLTEPELAQCEQFGLIKRDLSSNQAAPLYSADQLKESEQIAHFVHMGYSYPEIRKIIKKIGLPKREKAAALYAQNDFLTVGELADMVHVNNRTIKYWEERGIILPDRYTEGGFRLYGAHYIHLCRLIVDLQNFGYTLEQIKERADLFRLFIELQANPGRTRDATTAMAGLETMELRIQELYTRMKELAEGMERWNKLLKKKRKEITRLKAAYTSAKEKH; from the coding sequence TTGTATGACCGGAAAACGTTTCTAAAAAAAACCGGCCTGACCGAGCCGGAACTGGCTCAATGCGAGCAGTTCGGTCTGATCAAACGGGATCTTTCCTCCAATCAGGCGGCCCCGCTGTACTCTGCAGATCAGCTCAAGGAGTCGGAACAGATCGCCCACTTTGTCCATATGGGCTACTCTTACCCCGAGATACGCAAGATCATTAAGAAAATCGGTTTGCCTAAAAGAGAAAAAGCGGCGGCCCTGTACGCGCAAAACGATTTTCTTACCGTGGGGGAGCTGGCGGATATGGTGCACGTCAACAATCGCACTATCAAATACTGGGAGGAACGGGGCATCATTCTTCCCGACCGCTATACCGAAGGGGGCTTCCGGCTCTACGGCGCCCACTATATTCATTTGTGCCGGTTGATCGTCGATCTGCAAAATTTCGGCTATACCCTTGAACAGATCAAGGAGCGGGCTGACCTGTTCCGGCTTTTTATCGAACTGCAGGCTAACCCGGGAAGAACGCGCGACGCCACAACCGCCATGGCCGGTTTGGAGACCATGGAACTGCGCATCCAGGAACTCTACACCCGCATGAAAGAGCTCGCCGAGGGGATGGAACGGTGGAATAAGTTGTTAAAGAAAAAACGCAAAGAGATCACCCGACTGAAAGCAGCCTACACTTCGGCGAAGGAAAAGCACTGA